GAAGAGATTCAAGAAGGATGTTAAGTCACTAACATCTGGTAACAATCTTGGCATCGCCACGCCACCATTGATAAACTTCATGATAGATATCCCCGCTGTGATGATGAGAAACACGACGGCTAGAGCCACTGATAAGGCAGATGTAAATCTCAAAGAATCTGCAAAGAAAGCATAAGCATATGTCAGAGAAGCAATTAAAATGCATAGACCAAATCTAGTTATGGCAAGGCAAGCACGGAGCCGGTCCTGGGCATATCCGAGTGAAACATTAGTCTATAGCCCCTAAAATTTTCggaaaatattacatagacatAGGTCTgcaaaattgttaaaaatattatttttatagaaacaTTTACTAAATCGTCTACAACCCCTAAAATCTCATGATTTATAACAACCGAAAAACTAACCAATTCGCTTGAAGCAAGCCAAAGGAGCAAAGACACCAAGAGTTGTAATGATAAGAATAGCAAGTCTTCCGTTCCACCAATGGTGACCGAACCATCCTTCAAGAACACCATAATGGTGGATACCATCTTCTGTCTTACCAGCCAACACATCACCTTCAACAAACAAACAACCAGAGTAAGATTCAATCAGCTAGGTGGCGCCCCGCCTAGACgccaaataaaatttttaaaaagaacagTCTAACCGATTGCCTAAACAATAAACCTCTATAAAGCGTCTACTAGGCGCCCCAAATAGAGCCTAAACAAACGATTTTTAtagaacatttttttaaaaaataagtctaGCCATTAAAAAATTAGTCTAGGCGTCCGCCTAAGCAATCAAGCCCTATAAAGCTTCTAATTACCGCCTACCTATTTTTTTCATTCAACAAAATAACATcagattattatttaattagacTAGGAGACGAGTAACCATACCAATGATGATCATGTagacaatcaaaacaccaatgTTGTTAACTAGCACAGCAACTTGAAGCAAAACCTTCCCAGGCTTCCCAAAAGAGTCACCCATCAAGCCACCGTAAGACTTACTCTTCTTAACCTCACTAAACCTAAGCAAGAACTCTATAGACGCATCGCTCAAGAAAGCCATGACAACAATCATCGTGATCCCGAGCACCAGTCCCAGGATCTTCATCGTCGCGGGTAGAGCCATGATGCCAGCACCGATTATGGTCGTGGCGAGATTGAAAACGGCGCCGCTAAACGAAGCTCCGTTGAACTCGTCGTGAGCCGCCACTTCGTCTCCCTGAGTTGTGGGCAATAAAGGAGCCAACACGTCGGAGGAGGAAGAGCACCTCCTTGGAATGGGCGCAACGTCTTGAATCGTCATCTTGGGATTGATAAAGGAGAGAACTTTGATTCTTAATACAGAGCAGAGAGGAGGGTTGATTCAGCTGATTAGACAAGTGGGAATCGAAAAGTCTAAAATTGATCGAGACCCAGTTGGTAATTATCGAAAATGGATGAACCCAGATGAAAAATTTATACAAAGGCGAAACCTTTGAAGTTTGACAAAGAGTGGAGATTTCGAATTGTCCGAATAAGAAGAAGGTTGGGGGAGAAGGAGAAGGTGGAGATGTAGATGAAGTTTATAGGCTCGATGTTTTGTCTTGCTGACGTGGAAATGATTATAATAATCTGTACGGAACTGTTACAATCCTTTTTTTAAAAGGGATTTTTTTTGGATTGCTATTGGATAATAGGTAACGTGGTGAGCTAAATTTGTAAAACTGAACGATCAAAATTCACtgtatttatgaatttttatgaTGACGACTTATTTGACCTTAGGTGGTGCTGATTAGATTGCAGAGAGAATCGACGCCGCGTTTATGATTCACTGGATCGATTACCATACGTGGAAGTGCATAAAGATAATGGGAACTTTTCTTCCTTGTAAGATTTAAGAAGCAGATCCTATTTGGCCATAACATcaaattttatacaaagaatAATACTTCTTCCGTTTCAAAAAGATAATTAATTACAAActataaacttcaaaaaatataatagtattttataaagattttattggttaaaaactgttaaaaatagttgataatagaaaataatgtatttacaactgaaatctaatatattttcttaacaaacgtaaaaaaattgttcaaaaatGACTATATAACATACCGCACATAATTCCTAAACtttatttagttatactttCAAAAACAAACATGTATTAAATCTAATAACTTTTGAGGATAAACATCCACACTGTAGTACCATATAATTTATGTAGTTTTTTTCTATGATGATCaatcacaattttttatttaagaaaatttagtTGTAGAAGAGTAGAAGTTATCAAAAGGAGACACAACTCGATtcttaatttatttcaaaataatatgtgGACAGGAAAGACTGATAGGAACTAGCTCCTACTTAATTATTGCCGCACCTTTGATAATTAATTAGCTAACAAGACTTGGATGACGATTAGGCATAAAATATTACCAAGTTTTGGCTTTTAGAGGTAATCAAAGCGTTGATTAATCATCATGCGTCATCCGCTCATTGTTTAGTTATATACCCAGTCAGATGTACATAGACTGTTAGGCAAATCAGAGCTagatattaatttagtaaacaaGTATTAATATTCAGGTTTTTAACATATCTAAAGAACGGGTTGCCACGTCCAGAATTTTAAAAGTACATTCGAATATTCAATAGAATTGTTAACTAAACGAATCTTTAAtggttgttttttttctctatttttccaTAAAAAGGTTATTTCATAAGAGAAAATACCGTCGCAAGAGCATTAGCAATTCAACTCATATAGCAACAGAAATGAAATTCTAGCGATTGTAATCATCAAGGGCATGCAAACATCTTAACCAAAGACAGACATGTAAAATAAagtggttgttgttgttttgtagTCTTCATTTGTTCATTAAAGTCGATGCTCAACTCATTAAGTATGTTTATAAAAACACTTTTATTGGGTGGCATTCTCACTAGTATTCACAATTGTACTATAGTcttgtttttttaacaaaaaccaTATCTTATAAATAGACATATTAGTGTTTATTCTATTTCGATAAAATGTAACTGAAATTTGAATGTTTCGAACTTAGAAGCCATCATATAATACATCCTGAGACTAGTTCATCCATAGGTCATATCACACCTAAGAGTCAAAGGAAACACGCAGATTTAAATACCTCAGTAGGGTTTGGTGCATGTACCAGTACCCTAAACCTAAGTATGGCCTGGTCTAATTTATGCACTTCGCCCTTGAATAAAGATTAAGAAGGTAAGTCACTCATCCACGTAATTGATTGATTAAAGAGGTAATTATTAATCTAGTTACATTTAGCCTACGATTggtaaaataattaagtaatcAAGTGGAAATAAAAGGGAAAAGAGGGAAATTAAGGGAGTTTAAACATTAATATAGTTTACTCTCACCTCTTTTCACTTTGGTAAATTAATACAGCACAGTGGAagagttagaaaaaaaatcattttattgttCAGCTTTTGAAAACATATTGACAGTAATATATTTGAACTattggtattccggcgctacgcgccggattcgtatgttttatttttacataaatttACAATTCATTTTATGGTCTTACTAAAGaaaatatgttcaaaaatatgaaaatgaaaatatgttaaaagaaaatgatattttttcggATTCGTTTGATAGTGGTTAGCGACCTAATGTATTACTTTATTTTGAAGTTACTTATTTCAAAGTGGAATATCATAAGTGGTTGTGACTAATCGATTCAATAAAAGTAgaataaaaaattgataatcaTAACAAAGtttatttagttaaaatttaaacataaagtgaagttgattttttatttacagaacATATGTATACTGTTAATTACTGTGTGAACAGTATATAGAAAAACGgcatttgaaattttattttaaaaactaatataaatttcaaCGTGTGTAATGAAGTTTTGTTCATatattcttcttgttttttatatataaggatTAAGGATTGTTGTTTATTTTTAGTATTAAGGATTGTTGTTTACTTTTAGAATTAATCGTTTGAAAACTCTTTTATATTCTAAAGTAGTTTTGTTTCAATTTTCTGTCAAATATTGGTTCGTACATTGtccattataattattttaatctttTGACGTATGTTTATTTGATTTATGGGAACTTAACCTCATCATCTTATGCGGTTAGTAATTTTTCTCAACAATTAAGTTGAAGTGGGACAATCTAAGATAAGCAGCTTATTGATTTGGGCTACCAAAATAATgcataaaatctaaaatagacATTATTCTGATATCatattttatagagattataGAAATTACATGAGTCTGTGActgtttgctgtaaaaaaaaaatcttatagatATTATCACAAGATTCAAAAGAAAGTTAAAGAAAAATTGGAATACAAAATATAGTATTACATCACTCCACATAAGAAGTAAGCTTAATTCAACGGCAGATATGAAGAAACAAAACTCCAACATCCATTCGTTTGTTTGACTCTTAGTTGAgtatttttttcacaaaatattattattattttttgctttaaaaaaattcataattttaaaatatgacaaatctcttaatctcttttaaaataacaaatctctttattaaattttttatactcGTGTAGTTGTGAAGGCCAACTACCTAGTATATCTTAAATTACCAGTCCATTGATCGCTTTATATTAAAGGAAAAAGTAAGTTGTACATAAATAATCtcgaaaaattatatataacatcCGTTGTTGATTTTCATTTTGCCATTTCAAGTGTTTTAAGGAATTATCTCCCTTCCCTACTCCTCTCGCTCAATTCGTAAAGGGTTATTGGTTCAGCATTAAAACATTACTTAACGATTCCAAAGGATTCTTTAGCCATAAAGATCAGTTGGTCTGTTCTTCGTGTATTTTAACCTTAGTAATACAAATCGTCTTACTGTCTTAGTATTCTTTAGTTGCCTTAATATAAGCTTAACATAGTTGTATCAGTAAGGGTTTTGCTTTAGGCGTACTAATTGTTTTAAAAGaaccttaaaattttaaattagctTTGATTTAACTGTTTTACATGACAAATATGTTAAACAACGAAAATATCCTCTAACACCaatgtaataattttttgtatgtttCAAATCGTGTAAAGTAAACTAAATCATCcttaaatatcattttaatatttatttccaAATCATccttaaattttaacttttttacattatccatattaaatatataatcaataagaaaattttatgaaaatgacaaaaattTACCTTTAAATGGAAACTTAAAATTGCCAAATGTAGAATGGTGGGTGACGAGAATTATGGCGAAGGGCGAAGAATGTTAGGATAGTGGGAGCGGGGGGATTCATCGAGTTGTTGAATTGTTGATGAATATTTAATTTGaagtttagtttttagtttaatatagaTAATAGGTGAGATGTCAAATATTtaccattaataaaaaaaaattgtataaatagaaagattattaaGGAGTAGTGAGATTAAAATGTTTACCATTAAGGCATTTTAGTTACTTCCCCATTAGCCGACAAAAAATACTTCACCATTATTTTTTGCCTTTTTGGGATATGGACCCCACAATCAAATTTATTTCATTCCTAATTGGTAACAAGTAAAACGACACCGGTTTAACATTTTAACCCCTATAAAGAGATTATCccactctctccttcttctctcaTGCAACTCGTCGCCTCTTTAGGTTTTGAGAGTGTCTTACGGAAATCCTAAATTCCTTGCTCTTGCCACTTGCAGGTTTAtattcaaaatctgaaaattttcTTTCTCTCACTCTCCATCCTCCTTTCCCATCTTGTTCGATTGGTTTCTCTAGCTTGTTGCTGAAATGATGAGTGTAACTTTTTGGGTGGTTATGGTTGAAATATTCATGACAAATGGTTCGTAAGTCATGCATACATTTCATGACCAATACTTACCCATTACTTGTTGTGTCGTGTGTATGTGGTCTTGGAACAGCTTCCTAGAAATctactctttcttcttctctttgtgaTTCTTGCTTGATCAGCTATGTCTGAACTTAGAACGTATGAACTTGCTTGAAATTCTAAACTTGCTTGTAAATGTCTGAACATGGAGATGTCTGAACTTGAAAAGTCTTAACATGAAATGTCTGAACTTGAAATAATGtctgaatttgaaataatgtctGAATTTGAAATGATGTGTGAACTTAGATGATTCTTTCTTGGAATGGCTGAACATGGAGATGTCTGAAATTGAAATGATGTCTGAACTTGGAATCAGCTAGCACACTTTCGTGTTTTAGGCTAACCAATaacatatttcctttttttttgttgaggtTGATTTCCTGATTCACTCAACCACAGCTGTTTCAGATCATGTCTGAATTAACGGAGCAATTCTTGGCGCTGTCAGTGTCGTCGTCTCCTCTGATTCCGCCACTTCCAGACGACGTTACCATTGACATCGTAGCTCGTGTACCCATAAACCATTACCCGACTCTCTCCTTTGTTTCCAAGAGTTTCAGGAAACTCATTGCCTCTCCTACGCTCTACAAGAGGCGATCCTTCCTAGGCTGCAAAGAGCAACGTGTCTATGCCGTCCTCCGCAAGCGCAACATTCGTTATGATTACAACTTCTACATTCTCCACAGGAAACTCAACTGCAGAAACCGCTTGGTCCTCGTCGAACCACTTCCTCTCATGTCTTACCGTGGACTCTATGTCCCCGTGGGTTCCAAGGTGTACGTGTTTAACTCTCTCGGTGTGCTCAGCATTGACTGCACATCTCACACGGTTCAGCCCATCTCCGACATTCCTCAGCACATGTATGCTAAAATGGTTACCATCGTCAATGGGAAGAAGATTTATGTGATTGGTACTACCTTTGTTGATGATATCTATATGGGGGGTGGTGTGATGTGGAAAAAATCGAAGAAGGCGGTGACGGTGTTTGATACAGAAACACAATCGTGGGAGCCTGAGTTGGAAAAGGAAGACATATGTCTCGGTAACTATTGGTCTGATTCTGTGGTGATGGATGGTAAGGTTTACATCAAAGGTAGCACGAATGACCCTTCGTTTGTCTTTGGACCAGAGGAAATGAAATGGGAATTGATGGACGAGATGATGAATTCTAAGCAATGGGAGGGTGCGTGTGTGGTTGATGATGTCCTCTACTATCACGATGTGTCTGAGAATCTTTTGAGAGCGTATGATCCAAAGCAGAGGTGTTGGAGTGTTGTCAACGGGTTGGAAGACTTTTTGGCGGCTGAGACTGCTGGTTCATTGCTGTGGTCCAGGACGGTGAACTACGGTGCGAAGAGGCTGGCTCTATTCTTTACCAAAGGACATGACGACAGTGATACCATTTTCTGTGCAGAGATCGCTTTGGAAAGGGGCCAGGGAGGAGAGATTCGGGGTAAGTTGGATTCGTGTGATGGTGTCATTCAGGAAGTTGGGCCGTTTCACCTGGTGAAATTTGTGTCTGTTACCGTTTGATGCAGGctgcataataataataataatatcccTATTTAAATCCCTTCGTATTTTAAATTATCTTAAATGCCATCTCGTGTGGTTGTAAGTTTGCTAACATCGTTTATGTTAGACAAAACCTTAAAGAGCGTATTGTTTTACGTTGGATTCATGAAATCTTTATGATTCGTAATATTTGTAAATGTTCCCGCCTGTCCGGGATGACTTGGGTTCGATTATCATCGGCACTCGGCAGCAGctacttaatttttaaataccaCACCAACTTTGTATTATTGATATGTCGGTGATATGACAGCATGAAGTGGCCACAAACAAGATCGACAAGCAACACATGTGTAGCAACTTGCAAGTCTTGTCCTTACGGATCACATCAGACCATCCGAAATATACGTGTAAGAATCTGAACGGAACATTCGAAAACCCAATCTTTTTCTGTTTCTTTATCGATCATTCGAGAACCAATCATGTTCACACTCCTCGTACTATTTTCTTCTTCACAACTCTAACATTccaaaaacttcta
The nucleotide sequence above comes from Brassica napus cultivar Da-Ae chromosome A9, Da-Ae, whole genome shotgun sequence. Encoded proteins:
- the LOC106365834 gene encoding amino acid transporter AVT6A-like, encoding MTIQDVAPIPRRCSSSSDVLAPLLPTTQGDEVAAHDEFNGASFSGAVFNLATTIIGAGIMALPATMKILGLVLGITMIVVMAFLSDASIEFLLRFSEVKKSKSYGGLMGDSFGKPGKVLLQVAVLVNNIGVLIVYMIIIGDVLAGKTEDGIHHYGVLEGWFGHHWWNGRLAILIITTLGVFAPLACFKRIDSLRFTSALSVALAVVFLIITAGISIMKFINGGVAMPRLLPDVSDLTSFLNLFTVVPVLVTAFICHYNVHSIQNELDDPSQIKPVVRSALVLCSSVYIMISIFGFLLFGDDTLDDVLSNFDTDLGIPLGSVLNDAVRVSYALHLMLVFPIVFYPLRINIDGLLFPSAPSLTSSNVRFGCLSAGLISVIFLGANCIPSIWDAFQFTGATAAVCLGFIFPASIILKDRHGKASSRDTILAVFMVVLAVLANAIAIYSDAYALFKRNAPRE
- the LOC125577690 gene encoding F-box/kelch-repeat protein At4g38940-like — encoded protein: MSELTEQFLALSVSSSPLIPPLPDDVTIDIVARVPINHYPTLSFVSKSFRKLIASPTLYKRRSFLGCKEQRVYAVLRKRNIRYDYNFYILHRKLNCRNRLVLVEPLPLMSYRGLYVPVGSKVYVFNSLGVLSIDCTSHTVQPISDIPQHMYAKMVTIVNGKKIYVIGTTFVDDIYMGGGVMWKKSKKAVTVFDTETQSWEPELEKEDICLGNYWSDSVVMDGKVYIKGSTNDPSFVFGPEEMKWELMDEMMNSKQWEGACVVDDVLYYHDVSENLLRAYDPKQRCWSVVNGLEDFLAAETAGSLLWSRTVNYGAKRLALFFTKGHDDSDTIFCAEIALERGQGGEIRGKLDSCDGVIQEVGPFHLVKFVSVTV